One region of Candidatus Obscuribacterales bacterium genomic DNA includes:
- the murQ gene encoding N-acetylmuramic acid 6-phosphate etherase yields the protein MANPSPNFTHIHERGHLLTEQANPNSQTLDQLSTLELVQLFNQEDYRVLEAIASAEAAIAQAIDLTAQCLRQGGRLFYVGAGTSGRLGVLDAAECPPTFCTPPELVQGIIAGGAAALVRSSEDLEDREEDGAGAIAHRQVTDLDVVVGITAGGTTPFVHGAIQAARQRGAHTIFIACVPQEQFAVEVDVDIRLLVGPEILAGSTRLKAGTVTKLVLNTLSTGVMVKLGKVYGNRMVDVAVTNNKLHDRALRMLQDLTELSRPEAALLLERSGRQVKLALLMHWTGLDTEAGDRLLGQHQGQLRQALEHHSAATTD from the coding sequence ATGGCAAACCCCTCCCCCAACTTCACCCACATCCATGAACGCGGGCATCTGCTCACCGAACAGGCTAATCCCAATAGCCAAACTCTGGATCAACTCAGCACCTTAGAGCTAGTTCAACTGTTCAACCAAGAAGACTACCGCGTCTTGGAAGCGATCGCCTCGGCAGAAGCAGCGATCGCCCAAGCCATTGACCTGACGGCTCAGTGCCTCCGGCAGGGAGGACGACTGTTTTATGTGGGCGCTGGCACCAGCGGACGGCTGGGCGTCCTGGATGCAGCGGAATGCCCCCCTACCTTTTGCACACCGCCAGAATTGGTTCAGGGCATCATTGCTGGGGGAGCTGCGGCCTTGGTGCGCAGTTCTGAAGATTTAGAAGATCGGGAGGAAGACGGTGCAGGGGCGATCGCCCATCGCCAAGTGACCGATTTGGATGTAGTCGTAGGCATCACGGCCGGCGGCACCACCCCCTTTGTCCATGGAGCCATCCAGGCCGCCCGCCAACGGGGAGCCCACACTATTTTTATCGCCTGTGTCCCCCAGGAACAATTCGCCGTTGAGGTAGATGTAGACATTCGGCTGCTGGTGGGGCCCGAGATTTTAGCCGGATCTACCCGTCTCAAGGCCGGCACCGTCACCAAACTGGTCCTAAATACCCTGTCTACCGGCGTCATGGTGAAACTGGGCAAGGTCTACGGCAACCGCATGGTAGATGTAGCCGTGACCAACAATAAGCTCCACGATCGCGCCCTGCGGATGTTGCAAGACCTGACGGAACTCAGCCGTCCGGAGGCGGCCCTGCTGCTGGAACGCAGCGGTCGGCAAGTGAAGTTAGCCTTACTGATGCACTGGACGGGCTTAGATACCGAGGCGGGCGATCGCCTCCTTGGGCAACATCAGGGTCAACTGCGTCAAGCCCTAGAGCACCATTCAGCCGCCACGACAGATTAA
- a CDS encoding site-2 protease family protein encodes MVTVLILLIALGVLGWGLYRSLPLGKFGVLAWLQSVLLMAPWLLFFALFAVGIYLNLAAVLLLLLISIAGYVLLGRRLRSLSQDPQVQEKMAMLKNSTAPSASSLDDPASSMDETPEGSPAKSVTPSEEAANLDIIPMPAEDLKAVQGIFGIDTFFATETLPYQEGVIFKGNLRGEAAEVHERLSSSLKDRVGDRYNLFLVPAPDSRPTIVVLPSRNGPQPSTTAQRLIALLLALLTFATCMETAGLFLGFDLLNEASRYSEAFPLGIGIVLILAAHELGHWLTAERYQVRLSPPFFIPTWQIGSFGALTRFESLLKNRSILFDISLAGPAAGGVLSLMALVIGLVLSGPGSLFQVPTEFFQGSILVGMLARIVLGAELQQSIVSIHPLTILGWLGLVITALNLMPAGQLDGGRVMQAVYGRKVARWSTIVTLIVLGIATFANPLALYWAVLILFLQRGLERPCLEEISEPDDARAALGLLAFFLMAATLLPVTPALAGRLGIGG; translated from the coding sequence ATGGTTACTGTTCTGATCCTATTGATCGCGCTGGGTGTATTGGGGTGGGGGCTATACCGATCGCTACCCCTCGGCAAGTTTGGCGTCTTAGCCTGGCTGCAATCCGTGCTGCTCATGGCTCCTTGGTTACTGTTCTTTGCGCTATTTGCCGTTGGCATCTATCTCAACTTGGCAGCGGTGCTACTCCTGCTGCTGATCTCTATCGCTGGGTATGTGCTTTTGGGGCGACGGCTGCGATCGCTCAGCCAAGATCCCCAGGTTCAAGAAAAAATGGCTATGTTGAAAAACTCGACAGCCCCATCTGCTTCATCCCTAGATGATCCAGCATCGTCCATGGATGAAACACCCGAAGGGTCACCTGCCAAGTCAGTCACGCCGTCGGAGGAGGCCGCCAACCTCGACATTATTCCCATGCCCGCTGAAGACTTGAAAGCGGTGCAGGGCATCTTTGGCATTGACACATTTTTTGCTACGGAAACCTTACCCTACCAAGAAGGCGTCATCTTTAAAGGGAACCTGCGCGGCGAAGCAGCCGAGGTGCATGAGCGCCTCAGCAGCAGCCTCAAGGATCGAGTGGGCGATCGCTATAACCTATTTTTAGTGCCAGCTCCCGATAGCCGACCCACCATTGTGGTGTTACCAAGCCGCAACGGCCCCCAGCCCAGCACCACCGCCCAGCGGCTCATTGCTTTGCTGTTGGCGCTACTCACCTTTGCCACCTGCATGGAAACTGCGGGGCTGTTTTTGGGGTTTGATCTGCTCAACGAAGCCAGTCGCTACTCCGAAGCCTTTCCTCTAGGCATCGGCATTGTGCTAATTTTGGCAGCCCACGAACTGGGTCATTGGCTGACGGCCGAACGCTATCAGGTACGTCTCAGTCCACCGTTCTTCATTCCCACCTGGCAAATTGGCTCCTTTGGAGCCCTCACCCGCTTTGAATCATTGCTGAAAAACCGCAGCATCTTGTTCGATATTTCCTTGGCCGGGCCTGCGGCAGGTGGAGTGTTGTCCCTCATGGCATTGGTGATTGGTCTCGTGCTGTCGGGCCCTGGCAGCCTTTTCCAAGTGCCCACGGAGTTTTTCCAAGGGTCGATCTTGGTGGGTATGTTAGCCCGTATTGTCTTGGGTGCTGAGCTACAGCAAAGCATCGTCAGCATCCATCCGCTGACCATTCTAGGTTGGTTGGGTCTGGTGATTACCGCCCTCAACCTCATGCCCGCCGGACAGTTAGACGGTGGTCGAGTGATGCAGGCGGTCTACGGACGTAAGGTCGCCCGGTGGTCAACGATTGTCACGCTGATTGTGTTAGGCATCGCCACCTTTGCAAACCCCCTCGCGCTCTACTGGGCTGTGCTGATTTTATTTCTACAGCGTGGTCTAGAGCGCCCTTGCTTAGAAGAAATTTCTGAACCCGATGATGCCAGGGCAGCCCTGGGTCTTCTAGCTTTCTTCTTGATGGCTGCAACATTACTTCCAGTGACGCCGGCGTTAGCCGGACGCCTGGGCATAGGAGGATAA
- a CDS encoding PIN domain-containing protein, protein MATAIPPVEVVLDLSTLSATNTREWMGFARVGTCHVPKIIHEEMRFLHERAPDPDLERVAREFNRFYRDCQWHISDAIAHHPALRSSSGEALTKRNRIGLAVARCAYGLAEDNPTHLVVLVVSDRAMMQRIYSMKVPNLCAINGAMLLQWSQTGQRPIPIIQKIQEMRISSGTRARLAVNASSKPSSTYIQTSTRIQTNSSPRPRSPVIHTPIASTPHWLPDVISILTALAALGIAIAVGWYMISHSTSQQSSPQSRIWLAAQITSS, encoded by the coding sequence ATGGCAACTGCAATCCCACCCGTTGAAGTCGTTCTAGATCTCAGTACGTTATCGGCAACGAATACGCGAGAGTGGATGGGCTTCGCACGGGTGGGAACGTGCCATGTCCCCAAAATCATCCACGAAGAAATGCGGTTTCTCCACGAACGGGCTCCTGATCCTGACCTGGAACGGGTTGCCCGAGAATTTAACCGCTTCTATCGAGACTGTCAGTGGCACATCAGTGATGCGATCGCCCATCATCCGGCCCTGCGTTCGTCAAGCGGCGAAGCGCTGACCAAACGCAACCGGATCGGGCTAGCGGTCGCGCGATGTGCCTATGGTCTTGCCGAGGATAACCCAACACATTTGGTGGTTCTCGTGGTCAGCGATCGCGCCATGATGCAGCGCATCTACAGCATGAAAGTGCCTAATCTCTGTGCCATCAATGGGGCCATGCTCTTGCAGTGGAGCCAAACAGGGCAGCGCCCGATTCCTATCATTCAAAAAATTCAAGAAATGCGGATTTCATCGGGCACAAGGGCACGCCTAGCGGTCAATGCCTCATCCAAACCCAGTAGCACCTACATTCAAACCTCCACCCGCATTCAAACCAACTCATCGCCACGCCCGCGATCGCCCGTGATTCATACGCCGATCGCCTCCACGCCCCACTGGCTACCAGACGTCATTTCCATCTTGACAGCCCTAGCCGCGTTAGGAATTGCGATCGCTGTGGGCTGGTATATGATCTCCCATTCCACCTCCCAGCAAAGCAGCCCCCAAAGTCGCATCTGGTTAGCAGCCCAAATTACCTCTAGCTAG
- a CDS encoding FGGY-family carbohydrate kinase — protein MNSEHYALGIDFGTSGARAIAIDPAGAILASVRVTVELGDPAQWAEQWRQSLDQLFGQLPLTVRQGLGAIALNGTSGTVLLCDAQGQPVTEPLLYNDSRGQVVIDHLRAIAPPDHPVISATSSLAKLLWWGDRGLTQDGPLYLLHQADWLAFHLHGILGLSDYHNALKLGYDVAGDRYPDWFQSLPLLVQSVRLPQVLTPGCPIACLAPAIAQQFSIPESCEVCAGTTDSIAAFLASEAAEPGQAVTSLGSTLVLKLLSRIRVDRAMEGIYSHRFGHHWLVGGASNTGGAVLRQFFDDEAIAHLSQQMDATVPSQLDYYPLPSPGERFPVADPHLPPRLTPRPPEDALFLQGILEGIAQIEARGYQRLVELGASPLTQVYTAGGGAQNPTWTAIRDRYLPVPVSPAAQTEAAYGVARLAQRRSLHPA, from the coding sequence ATGAACTCAGAGCACTACGCCCTCGGCATTGATTTCGGTACATCTGGGGCGCGGGCGATCGCCATTGATCCAGCCGGGGCAATCCTAGCTTCTGTGCGGGTAACGGTGGAGCTTGGGGATCCGGCTCAATGGGCTGAGCAATGGCGGCAGTCCCTCGACCAGCTCTTCGGGCAACTTCCTCTAACGGTACGGCAAGGGCTGGGGGCGATCGCTCTGAATGGCACGTCGGGGACGGTGCTGTTGTGTGATGCCCAAGGGCAACCGGTTACAGAACCGCTGTTATACAACGATAGTCGTGGTCAGGTGGTGATAGATCACCTGAGGGCGATCGCGCCTCCGGATCATCCGGTGATCAGCGCTACCTCTAGTTTGGCAAAATTACTATGGTGGGGCGATCGCGGCTTGACCCAAGACGGCCCTCTCTACCTCTTGCATCAGGCTGATTGGCTAGCCTTCCATCTCCACGGCATTCTAGGGCTGAGTGACTATCATAATGCCCTGAAGCTGGGCTACGACGTGGCGGGCGATCGCTACCCGGATTGGTTTCAATCTTTACCGCTGCTGGTGCAGTCTGTGCGCTTACCGCAAGTGCTGACGCCTGGATGTCCTATTGCTTGTCTAGCGCCGGCGATCGCCCAACAGTTTTCTATCCCTGAGAGCTGTGAGGTGTGCGCAGGCACCACCGATAGTATCGCGGCATTTTTGGCCAGTGAAGCGGCAGAACCTGGGCAGGCGGTTACCTCGTTAGGGTCTACGCTGGTGCTTAAACTACTTAGCAGGATCCGCGTGGATCGGGCGATGGAAGGAATTTATAGCCATCGTTTTGGCCATCACTGGCTGGTGGGAGGAGCGTCAAATACTGGAGGGGCGGTGCTGCGTCAGTTTTTTGATGATGAAGCGATCGCCCATCTGAGTCAGCAGATGGATGCTACCGTGCCCAGCCAGCTTGACTATTATCCACTGCCGAGCCCAGGAGAACGCTTTCCGGTAGCGGATCCCCATCTGCCGCCGCGTCTCACCCCCCGTCCCCCTGAGGATGCTTTGTTTCTACAAGGTATCTTGGAGGGCATCGCCCAGATTGAGGCTCGGGGCTATCAACGTTTAGTGGAACTGGGGGCCTCACCCTTGACCCAGGTCTATACGGCGGGTGGTGGGGCCCAGAATCCAACCTGGACGGCCATTCGCGATCGCTATCTTCCTGTCCCCGTGAGTCCTGCTGCGCAAACCGAAGCTGCCTATGGAGTAGCGCGCTTAGCGCAGCGTCGGTCGTTGCATCCAGCCTAG
- a CDS encoding lysylphosphatidylglycerol synthase transmembrane domain-containing protein: protein MKRLISLGVSLIILVVIYQRIDLEGLVQVFQDCDRLWMAISLGMVIPLTLLTAWRLQQLVPAKVHLGLGESNRLILAASTLNMVLPSKMGDIAKAYFMRDRGHLSGSLALSLVVFEKACDLLSLLLWCVFGLMLYPNKDWLFWMMTLAVVSGLLLGILLLSSPNIAQWSFRTLGRIAPKAMHPKLVKLSHAWSEMHSYFWGDRRQLLRITLTSIFIWFLHLLQIWFFILALRASTPFLANLALSPLAILAGLLPLTFAGVGTRDAALILFYQPYFSAATGAALGLLCTSRYLLPAIGGLPFLGQYLSTVKKQTPHESP from the coding sequence ATGAAACGGTTGATTTCTCTTGGCGTTAGCCTCATCATTCTAGTCGTTATCTACCAGCGCATTGACCTAGAGGGTCTCGTACAGGTGTTTCAGGACTGCGATCGCCTGTGGATGGCCATCAGCCTGGGCATGGTTATCCCCCTCACCCTGTTGACGGCATGGCGACTACAGCAGTTAGTGCCCGCTAAGGTGCATCTAGGGCTAGGCGAATCCAACCGGCTGATTCTAGCCGCCAGTACCTTAAATATGGTGCTGCCCTCCAAAATGGGCGATATTGCTAAAGCCTACTTCATGCGCGATCGCGGTCACTTGAGCGGATCCTTGGCGCTCTCCCTGGTGGTGTTTGAAAAAGCCTGCGACCTGCTCTCGTTATTGCTTTGGTGCGTCTTTGGGCTGATGCTCTATCCCAACAAAGACTGGCTGTTTTGGATGATGACCCTAGCCGTGGTCAGCGGTTTGCTGCTAGGGATTCTGCTGCTGAGTTCACCGAACATAGCCCAGTGGAGCTTTCGCACCCTAGGACGTATTGCGCCGAAAGCCATGCACCCCAAACTGGTGAAACTCAGCCATGCTTGGAGTGAAATGCACAGCTACTTTTGGGGCGATCGCCGACAACTCTTGCGCATCACCCTCACCTCCATCTTCATTTGGTTTTTACACCTGCTGCAGATTTGGTTCTTCATCCTGGCGCTGAGAGCCTCAACCCCCTTTTTAGCCAATCTGGCCCTATCACCCCTGGCCATTTTGGCAGGACTCTTGCCCCTCACCTTTGCTGGCGTTGGTACCCGCGATGCTGCCCTGATTTTGTTTTACCAGCCCTACTTTAGCGCCGCCACCGGAGCCGCCCTCGGGCTGCTTTGCACATCCCGCTACCTGCTGCCCGCCATCGGTGGTCTACCCTTTTTAGGGCAGTACCTGAGCACCGTCAAAAAACAGACTCCCCACGAATCACCCTAG
- the folP gene encoding dihydropteroate synthase, whose protein sequence is MTPHPSPSASSHQSSPPPDWKMWGRKTYIMGILNVTPDSFSDGGQFASLDRAIAQAQQMVKAGADLIDIGGESTRPQAMPVSLDDELQRVIPVIQALRQGSAAIATPISIDTTKATVAQAAVAAGANLVNDVSGGIYDAAMLTTVAQLGVPIVLMHLRGTPQTMQQLTDYDDVVGDIIHVLQGRVNAAIDAGITPDNIILDPGIGFAKTHEQNLDILRQIPRLRALGYPLLIGPSRKRFIGDILNQPDPQQRVWGTAAACCAAIAHHADILRVHDVAEMADVCRVADAIWRA, encoded by the coding sequence ATGACCCCTCACCCCTCACCATCCGCCTCATCCCATCAATCTTCGCCACCTCCCGATTGGAAAATGTGGGGCCGCAAAACTTACATCATGGGCATCCTCAACGTCACGCCCGATAGTTTCAGTGATGGCGGACAGTTTGCCAGCCTCGATCGGGCGATCGCCCAAGCCCAGCAGATGGTCAAGGCTGGGGCAGATCTAATCGACATTGGCGGTGAATCCACACGCCCCCAAGCCATGCCCGTCTCCCTAGACGACGAGCTGCAGCGAGTGATTCCGGTGATTCAGGCCCTGCGCCAAGGATCGGCGGCGATCGCCACCCCCATCTCCATCGACACCACCAAGGCCACCGTGGCGCAAGCGGCGGTGGCAGCAGGAGCAAACCTGGTGAATGACGTCTCGGGAGGCATCTACGATGCAGCCATGCTGACCACCGTCGCCCAGTTGGGTGTCCCCATTGTGCTCATGCACCTACGCGGCACCCCCCAGACCATGCAGCAGCTCACCGACTATGACGACGTGGTGGGCGACATCATCCATGTTTTACAAGGCAGGGTCAACGCGGCGATCGATGCCGGGATAACACCCGACAACATTATTCTGGATCCAGGCATCGGCTTTGCTAAAACCCACGAGCAAAACCTCGACATCCTCCGCCAAATTCCGCGTCTACGCGCCCTTGGTTATCCGCTACTGATTGGCCCATCGCGCAAACGGTTTATTGGCGATATTCTCAACCAACCCGATCCTCAACAGCGCGTCTGGGGTACGGCCGCCGCCTGCTGTGCAGCGATCGCCCACCATGCCGACATCCTACGCGTCCATGATGTGGCAGAGATGGCTGACGTCTGTCGGGTAGCCGATGCTATCTGGCGCGCCTAA
- a CDS encoding DUF167 domain-containing protein: protein MVRNVWVTVKPQSKRPAIALLEDGTLLVRLASPPVAGKANAELVGAIAAYYAIPKSRVTIQSGLTAKRKLIEIEDD, encoded by the coding sequence ATGGTCAGAAACGTTTGGGTGACGGTGAAGCCCCAGTCCAAGCGACCCGCGATCGCCCTCTTGGAGGATGGCACGCTGCTGGTACGCCTGGCGTCGCCGCCGGTGGCAGGGAAGGCCAATGCTGAATTGGTGGGGGCGATCGCGGCTTACTATGCGATTCCTAAGTCTCGGGTCACCATCCAATCAGGGCTGACTGCCAAGCGCAAGCTGATTGAAATTGAAGACGATTGA